A genomic segment from Chiroxiphia lanceolata isolate bChiLan1 chromosome 27, bChiLan1.pri, whole genome shotgun sequence encodes:
- the DAZAP1 gene encoding DAZ-associated protein 1 isoform X5 — MTQRNRGPEVEVKRAEPRDSKSQTAGPPGASQWGSRIMPSAANGWAGQPPPTWQQGYGPQGMWVPAGQAIGGYGPPPPGRGAPPPPPPFTSYIVSTPPGGFPPPQGFPQGYGTPPPFSFGYGAPPPPPDQFAPPGVPPPPATPGAAPLAFPPPPPPSQATQDMSKPPTAQPEFPYSQFDFEIGEQTSRVRAASRGRQCRWYGQDLSGFGQGFSDPSQQPPPYGGPSVQPSSGPPAGGSGFGRGQNHNVQGFHPYRR, encoded by the exons GTGGAGGTGAAACGCGCCGAGCCTCGGGACAGCAAGAGCCAGACTGCGGGGCCGCCGGGGGCCAGCCAGTGGGGGAGCAGGATCATGCCAAGTGCTGCCAACggctgggcagggcagccccCTCCGACCTGGCAGCAGGGATACGGCCCACAAG GGATGTGGGTGCCAGCTGGACAGGCAATTG gtgGATATGGACCCCCTCCTCCGGGCAGAGGAGCTCCTCCCCCTCCACCTCCATTTACCTCATACATAGTCTCCACACCCCCCGGGGGATTCCCACCTCCACAAGGATTTCCACAGGGCTATGGCACCCCTCCACCATTTA GTTTTGGTTATGGTGCTCCACCTCCTCCACCTGACCAGTTTGCCCCCCCTGGGGTCCCTCCTCCACCTGCCACTCCAGGGGCAGCACCACTCGCTTttcctccaccaccaccaccatctcAGGCAACTCAGGACATGAGCAAACCCCCGACTGCTCAGCCAGAATTCCCTTACAGTCAGTTTG ACTTTGAGATTGGAGAGCAGACTTCAAGAGTGAGAGCAGCATCGAGAGGCAGGCAGTGCAGGT ggtATGGACAGGACTTGAGCGGGTTTGGACAAGGTTTCTCTGatcccagccagcagcccccTCCCTACGGAGGCCCCTCGGTGCAGCCCTCCAGCGGCCCCCCAGCCGGAGGCAGCGGCTTCGGCCGGGGCCAGAACCACAACGTGCAAGGATTCCACCCCTACCGGCGCTAG
- the RPS15 gene encoding 40S ribosomal protein S15: MAEVEQKKKRTFRKFTYRGVDLDQLLDMSYEQLMQLYSARQRRRLNRGLRRKQHSLLKRLRKAKKEAPPMEKPEVVKTHLRDMIILPEMVGSMVGVYNGKTFNQVEIKPEMIGHYLGEFSITYKPVKHGRPGIGATHSSRFIPLK, encoded by the exons ATG GCGGAGGTGgagcagaagaagaagagaaccTTCCGTAAATTCACCTACCGCGGGGTGGACCTGGATCAGCTCCTCGACATGTCCTA CGAGCAGCTGATGCAGTTGTACAGCGCGCGGCAGCGGCGCCGCCTGAACCGGGGCCTGCGGCGCAAACAGCACTCGCTGCTCAAGCGGCTGCGCAAGGCCAAGAAGGAGGCGCCGCCCATGGAGAAGCCCGAGGTGGTGAAGACCCACCTGAGGGACATGATCATCCTGCCGGAGATGGTGGGCAGCATGGTGGGCGTCTACAACGGCAAGACCTTCAACCAGGTGGAGATCAAG CCCGAGATGATCGGCCACTACCTGGGCGAGTTCTCCATCACGTACAAGCCGGTGAAGCACGGCCGGCCCGGCATCGGGGCCACCCACTCCTCCCGCTTCATCCCACTCAAGTGA